From a region of the Leishmania braziliensis MHOM/BR/75/M2904 complete genome, chromosome 2 genome:
- the SCGR4 gene encoding phosphoglycan beta 1,3 galactosyltransferase, translating to MGIPSTDQRPRAALREAQRKTWLAYQEVARRDNHFTGALLALYVFAAAEPMVPVDLASDEQTRSATMKGYAQDNASTPFHHTTALLPSLREYDAASCVLATGNTTGDCAAEDFAPRRVVLRRGWQSAGIPSPPCDRVLRTSGSSEGAPTSALSYLSGALSLPVTPAFTSPAEYICHASSALWQEALTHRNVLWIDMMTDRRPTTKKKLGEATNWGLPVEVGMSQKLILWLAYAYHAFRDVPFIIKGDDDSYMKVPQFLSDVRYVMGGMQARPPPPPADAANRSTYAPDMGRAECMYWGSLRLFGQLTYNSGLLFMLDRLLAGVVLEPRPNGEPNVAVLLAATDFDPSLSRAYHTLEYHHEDVLLGLLIRNTLRRARDICPNNRVWFIKEGLARFHDMHRDDYHDVTWSTVVAHRCTPANDYYLHHFFQREHYATLASSGGKRRAERAAVAQAAAWVAEHRRAMGSEVVGWDAMPAVQWVRNVKRTPAYDMAEADGVPVYRIEYKYWVHRPKGGSDEYRDEGLCAVP from the coding sequence ATGGGCATCCCGTCGACGGATCAGCGCCCGCGCGCCGCCCTgcgtgaggcgcagcgcaagACGTGGCTCGCGTAccaggaggtggcgcgccGCGACAACCACTTTActggcgcgctgctggcgctctacgtcttcgccgcggcggagccGATGGTGCCTGTGGATCTGGCCTCCGATGAGCAGACGCGTTCAGCGACCATGAAAGGATACGCACAGGACAACGCCTCCACACCTTTCCACCACAcgactgcgctgctgccaagCTTAAGAGAGTATGATGCGGCCTCATGCGTCCTTGCGACAGGCAACACCACTGGTGactgcgctgctgaggacTTCGCGCCCCGCCGAGTGGTCCTTCGCCGTGGTTGGCAGTCCGCGGGTATTCCGAGCCCACCCTGCGATCGAGTCCTCAGAACAtctggcagcagcgagggagcTCCAACGTCTGCGCTGTCGTACCTGAGCGGGGCCCTGTCGCTCCCCGTGACGCCGGCGTTCACGTCGCCGGCAGAGTACATCTGCCACGCGTcgtctgcgctgtggcaggaggcgctgacgCACCGCAACGTCCTGTGGATCGACATGATGACGGACCGGCGGCCAACGACCAAGAAGAAGCTCGGCGAGGCAACGAACTGGGGCCTGCCGGTGGAGGTTGGGATGAGCCAGAAGCTGATCCTGTGGCTGGCGTACGCGTACCACGCCTTCAGGGATGTCCCTTTCATCATCAAGGGCGACGACGACTCATACATGAAGGTGCCGCAGTTCCTGAGCGATGTGCGGTACGTGATGGGCGGCATGCAGGCCcggccaccgcctccgcctgccgATGCCGCCAACCGCAGCACGTACGCGCCGGACATGGGCAGGGCAGAGTGCATGTACTGGGGCAGCTTGCGTCTCTTTGGTCAACTTACGTATAACTCTGGGCTGCTGTTCATGCTGGATCGTCTGCTCGCTGGAGTCGTGCTGGAGCCTCGTCCGAACGGGGAGCCTAACgtcgcagtgctgctggcCGCGACAGACTTCGACCCTTCATTGTCGCGGGCTTACCACACGTTGGAATATCACCACGAGGATGTTCTGCTTGGGCTGCTCATCCGAAACACGCTCCGACGCGCACGCGACATCTGCCCGAACAATCGTGTCTGGTTCATCAAGGAGGGCTTAGCTCGTTTCCATGACATGCACCGCGACGACTACCACGACGTGACGTGGTCGACGGTcgtggcgcaccgctgcaccccCGCTAATGATTACTACCTTCACCACTTCTTCCAGAGGGAGCACTATGCCACGTTGGCCAGCTCGGGCGGGAAACGCCGCGCTGAGAGAGCCGCtgtggcgcaggcggcggcgtgggtggCGGAGCACCGGCGCGCCATGGGGTCCGAGGTGGTGGGCTGGGACGCCATGCCGGCTGTGCAGTGGGTCCGCAATGTGAAGCGGACGCCTGCGTACGacatggcggaggcggatggGGTGCCGGTGTACCGCATCGAGTACAAGTACTGGGTACACCGGCCCAAGGGAGGGAGTGATGAGTACAGGGACGAGGGCCTTTGCGCAGTGCCGTGA
- the SCGR6 gene encoding phosphoglycan beta 1,3 galactosyltransferase produces the protein MAVTVATCVLFLLLSVSLICVFGRRSPQKRLLSAATRKLMEEMRGWTQGISVLVQHEGAVERLNLTAAQRGSIVGSALDGAGEAHRLSAHMLPAWTLHVVEEGCADCTDQQTYASAVEGVVLQARHAVFATSAAPLGRVGPMLLAMASVTDDVDVRAELPQWEWLRHVHGSGFPAVGGAAGGSAPPRAPYLAVMGIPSTDQRPRAALREAQRKTWLAYQEVARRDNHFTGALLALYVFAAAEPMVPVDLASDEQTRSATMKGYAQDNASTPFHHTTALLPSLREYDAASCVLATGNTTGDCAAEDFAPRRVVLRRGWQSAGIPSPPCDRVLRTSGSSEGAPTSALSYLSDVLSLPVTPAFTSPAEYICHASSALWQEALTHRNVLWIDMMTDRRPTTNKKLGETDDWGLPVEVGMSQKLILWLAYAYHAFRDVPFIIKGDDDAYVKVPQFLSDVRYVMGGMHARPPPPPADAANRSTYAPDMGRAECMYWGSMRLFGQLTYNSGLLFMLDRLLARVVLEPRPNGEPNVAVLLAAADFDPSLSRAYHTLEYHHEDVLLGLLIRNTLRRARDICPNNRVWFIKEGLARFHDMHRGTPHDVTWSTVVAHRCTPADDYYLHHFFQREHYATLASSGGKRRAERAAVAQAAAWVAEHRRTMGSEVVGWDAMPAVQWVRNVKRTPAYDMAEADGVPVYRIEYKYWAHQFTAVDDGLYSLPQN, from the coding sequence ATGGCGGTCACTGTCGCCACCTGCGTGCTTTTCCTGCTCCTTTCAGTGTCACTCATATGCGTTTTTGGCCGCCGCTCGCCCCAGAAGCGTCTCCTCAGCGCGGCCACTCGTAAGCTGATGGAGGAAATGAGAGGCTGGACTCAAGGAATTAGTGTCCTGGTGCAGCACGAGGGCGCCGTTGAGCGACTCAACctcaccgctgcgcagcgtggcAGTATTGTAGGCAGCGCATTAGATGGCGCGGGCGAAGCGCACCGCCTCAGCGCCCACATGCTCCCCGCGTGGACTCTGCAcgtcgtggaggagggctGCGCGGACTGCACGGACCAGCAGACTTACGCCAGCGCTGTCGAAGGCGtagtgctgcaggcgcgccacGCCGTGTTCGCGACGTCGGCTGCCCCGCTGGGCCGTGTCGGGCCGATGCTGCTGGCGATGGCGAGCGTGACGGACGACGTGGATGTGcgcgcggagctgccgcagtgggagtggctgcggcacgtgcacggcagcggctttCCGGCGGTGGGTGGCGCGGCTGGGGggtctgcgccgccgcgcgcaccgTATCTGGCGGTGATGGGCATCCCGTCGACGGATCAGCGCCCGCGCGCCGCCCTgcgtgaggcgcagcgcaagACGTGGCTCGCGTAccaggaggtggcgcgccGCGACAACCACTTTActggcgcgctgctggcgctctacgtcttcgccgcggcggagccGATGGTGCCTGTGGATCTGGCCTCCGATGAGCAGACGCGTTCAGCGACCATGAAAGGATACGCACAGGACAACGCCTCCACACCTTTCCACCACAcgactgcgctgctgccaagCTTAAGAGAGTATGATGCGGCCTCATGCGTCCTTGCGACAGGCAACACCACTGGTGACTGCGCCGCTGAGGACTTCGCGCCCCGCCGAGTGGTCCTTCGCCGTGGTTGGCAGTCTGCGGGTATTCCGAGCCCACCCTGCGATCGAGTCCTCAGAACAtctggcagcagcgagggagcTCCAACGTCTGCGCTGTCGTACCTGAGCGATGTCCTGTCGCTCCCCGTGACGCCGGCGTTCACGTCGCCGGCGGAGTACATCTGCCACGCGTcgtctgcgctgtggcaggaggcgctgacgCACCGCAACGTCCTGTGGATCGACATGATGACGGACCGGCGGCCAACGACCAACAAGAAGCTCGGTGAGACAGACGACTGGGGCCTGCCGGTGGAGGTTGGGATGAGCCAGAAGCTGATCCTGTGGCTGGCGTACGCGTACCACGCCTTCAGGGATGTCCCTTTCATCATCaagggcgacgacgacgcgtaCGTGAAGGTGCCGCAGTTCCTGAGCGATGTGCGGTACGTGATGGGCGGCATGCATGCCcggccaccgcctccgcctgccgATGCCGCCAACCGCAGCACGTACGCGCCGGACATGGGCAGGGCAGAGTGCATGTACTGGGGCAGCATGCGTCTCTTTGGTCAACTTACGTATAACTCTGGGCTGCTGTTCATGCTGGATCGTCTGCTCGCTCGAGTCGTGCTGGAGCCTCGTCCGAACGGGGAGCCTAACGTCGCAGTGCTTCTGGCCGCGGCAGACTTCGACCCTTCATTGTCGCGGGCTTACCACACGTTGGAATATCACCACGAGGATGTTCTGCTTGGGCTGCTCATCCGAAACACGCTCCGACGCGCACGCGACATCTGCCCGAACAATCGTGTCTGGTTCATCAAGGAGGGCTTAGCTCGTTTCCATGACATGCACCGCGGAACGCCGCACGACGTGACGTGGTCGACGGTcgtggcgcaccgctgcaccccCGCTGATGATTACTACCTTCACCACTTCTTCCAGAGGGAGCACTATGCCACGTTGGCCAGCTCGGGCGGGAAACGCCGCGCTGAGAGAGCCGCtgtggcgcaggcggcggcgtgggtggCGGAGCACCGGCGCACCATGGGGTCCGAGGTGGTGGGCTGGGACGCCATGCCGGCTGTGCAGTGGGTCCGCAATGTGAAGCGGACGCCTGCGTACGacatggcggaggcggatggGGTGCCGGTGTACCGCATCGAGTACAAGTACTGGGCACACCAGTTCACGGCTGTCGATGATGGGCTCTACTCTTTACCGCAGAACTGA
- the SCGR5 gene encoding phosphoglycan beta 1,3 galactosyltransferase: MSGVTSPLVVKRRTNALRGSATWDTTLVPPLATEGSGESYASVGQGPLSNISPTADHLRSPHLSDSHSHEFSACGVSPSSPTSRLRHLCLSLKLPLAKLLGSGACRVVHRFVLALALLLLLYVLTATQFLENASLTRVENALDHLVNLQDPERGPWSVLVQHEDALQRLNFTHQQRCRVGSMLCDPLVIGAAFLPSWTLHVVEEGCADCTDQQTYASAVEGVVLQARHAVFATSAAPLGRVGPMLLAMASVTDDVDVRAELPQWEWLRHVHGSGFPAVGGAAGGSAPPRAPYLAVMGIPSTDQRPRAALREAQRKTWLAYQEVARRDNHFTGALLALYVFAAAEPDPILDPSADSAESLHSGTSAASPGRARLRVLLPTTAEYKAATQALLARAMQADGVDAVAGEGFAQRRMELRRGWSIAAVDSSPCAEVASSWTAGGAKTSALSYLSGALSLPVTPAFTSPAEYICHASSALWQEALTHRNVLWIDMMTDRRPTTKKKLGEPTKWGLPVEVGMSQKLILWLAYAYHAFKDVPFIIKGDDDSYMKVPQFLSDVRYVMGGMHARPPPPPADAANRSTYAPDMGRAECMYWGSMRVFQNAQFNAGMTFMLHRLLARVVLEPPGKEKRVDIAEMAVMKFDMNLSAIYRAARFHQEDILLGLLIRNTLRRARDICPNNRVWFIKEGLARFHDMYRGAEHDVTWSTVVAHRCTPANNYYLHHFFQREHYATLASSGGKRRAERAAVAQAAAWVAEHRRTMGSEVVGWDAMPAVQWVRDVKRTPAYDMAEADGVPVYRIEYKYWAHQFTAVDDGLYSLPQN; encoded by the coding sequence ATGTCTGGTGTGACGTCGCCATTAGTGGTGAAGCGGCGCACAAACGCCCTTCGCGGAAGTGCGACTTGGGATACGACGCTGGTGCCACCCTTGGCAACGGAGGGGTCGGGCGAGAGTTATGCTTCGGTGGGGCAGGGCCCCCTCTCCAACATCTCACCAACTGCGGACCACCTCCGCTCCCCCCACCTCAGCGACTCACACTCCCACGAATTCAGCGCCTGTGGCGtctcaccctcctccccaacGAGCCGCCTTCGACATTTGTGTCTTTCGCTGAAACTACCGCTCGCGAAGCTGCTCGGCAGTGGCGCTTGTCGCGTCGTCCACCGCTTTGTCTTGGCGCTCGCTCTTCTGCTACTCCTCTACGTACTAACTGCTACGCAGTTCCTCGAAAATGCGAGCCTCACGCGCGTGGAGAATGCGCTCGACCACCTGGTGAATCTGCAAGACCCAGAGCGTGGGCCGTGGtctgtgctggtgcagcacgagGATGCACTGCAGCGACTCAACTTcacacatcagcagcgctgccgcgtcggATCGATGCTGTGCGACCCGCTAGTGATCggcgccgccttcctcccGTCGTGGACTCTGCAcgtcgtggaggagggctGCGCGGACTGCACGGACCAGCAGACTTACGCCAGCGCTGTCGAAGGCGtagtgctgcaggcgcgccacGCCGTGTTCGCGACGTCGGCTGCCCCGCTGGGCCGTGTCGGGCCGATGCTGCTGGCGATGGCGAGCGTGACGGACGACGTGGATGTGcgcgcggagctgccgcagtgggagtggctgcggcacgtgcacggcagcggctttCCGGCGGTGGGTGGCGCGGCTGGGGggtctgcgccgccgcgcgcaccgTATCTGGCGGTGATGGGCATCCCGTCGACGGATCAGCGCCCGCGTGCCGCCCTgcgtgaggcgcagcgcaagACGTGGCTCGCGTAccaggaggtggcgcgccGCGACAACCACTTTActggcgcgctgctggcgctctacgtcttcgccgcggcggagccCGACCCCATTCTGGACCCATCCGCGGACTCCGCCGAGTCACTGCACAGCGGCACGTCAGCTGCCTCGCCGGGGCGAGCGCGCCTGAGGGTGCTGTTGCCCACGACGGCGGAGTACAAGGCGGCCACCCAGGCGCTCCTGGCGAGGGCCATGCAGGCCGACGGTGTCGACGCCGTTGCCGGCGAGGGCTTTGCGCAGCGCCGGATGGAGCTCCGCCGCGGCTGGAGCATTGCTGCAGTGGACAGCTCACCGTGCGCGGAGGTGGCCAGCAGCTGGACGGCTGGCGGCGCGAAGACGTCTGCGCTGTCGTACCTGAGCGGGGCCCTGTCGCTCCCCGTGACGCCGGCGTTCACGTCGCCGGCGGAGTACATCTGCCACGCGTcgtctgcgctgtggcaggaggcgctgacgCACCGCAACGTCCTGTGGATCGACATGATGACGGACCGGCGGCCAACGACCAAGAAGAAGCTCGGCGAGCCAACGAAGTGGGGCCTGCCGGTGGAGGTTGGGATGAGCCAGAAGCTGATCCTGTGGCTGGCGTACGCGTACCACGCCTTCAAGGATGTCCCTTTCATCATCAAGGGCGACGATGACTCATACATGAAGGTGCCGCAGTTCCTGAGCGATGTGCGGTACGTGATGGGCGGCATGCATGCCcggccaccgcctccgcctgccgATGCCGCCAACCGCAGCACGTACGCGCCGGACATGGGCAGGGCAGAGTGCATGTACTGGGGCAGCATGCGTGTATTTCAGAATGCCCAGTTTAACGCTGGCATGACCTTTATGTTGCACCGTCTGCTCGCTCGAGTCGTGCTGGAGCCTCCAGGTAAAGAAAAGCGTGTAGACATAGCGGAGATGGCGGTAATGAAGTTTGATATGAACTTGTCAGCTATCTATCGAGCCGCACGATTCCACCAGGAGGACATTTTGCTTGGGCTGCTCATCCGAAACACGCTCCGACGCGCACGCGACATCTGTCCGAACAATCGTGTCTGGTTCATCAAGGAGGGCTTAGCTCGTTTCCATGACATGTACCGCGGCGCAGAGCACGACGTGACGTGGTCGACGGTcgtggcgcaccgctgcaccccCGCTAATAATTACTACCTTCACCACTTCTTCCAGAGGGAGCACTATGCCACGTTGGCCAGCTCGGGCGGGAAACGCCGCGCTGAGAGAGCCGCtgtggcgcaggcggcggcgtgggtggCGGAGCACCGGCGCACCATGGGGTCCGAGGTGGTGGGCTGGGACGCCATGCCGGCTGTGCAGTGGGTCCGCGATGTGAAGCGGACGCCTGCGTACGacatggcggaggcggatggGGTGCCGGTGTACCGCATCGAGTACAAGTACTGGGCACACCAGTTCACGGCTGTCGATGATGGGCTCTACTCTTTACCGCAGAACTGA
- the SCGR3 gene encoding phosphoglycan beta 1,3 galactosyltransferase produces the protein MRERPMHLFMCVALCVSFVVVMWWLLMWCRRRHPLSEEQLARLLGPLSKPWSVLVQHEGAADRLSKVILVEEWLARCSSRGTPVTECKEPLLLSPHMLPSWTLHVVEEDCADCTDQQTYASAVEGVVLQARHAVFATSAAPLGRVGPMLLAMASVTDDVDVRAELPQWEWLRHVHGSGFPAVGGAAGGSAPPRAPYLAVMGIPSTDQRPRAALREAQRKTWLAYQEVARRDNHFTGALLALYVFAAAEPMVPVDLASDEQTRSATMKGYAQDNASTPFHHTTALLPSLREYDAASCVLATGNTTGDCAAEDFAPRRVVLRRGWQSAGIPSPPCDRVLRTSGSSEGAPTSALSYLSGALSLPVTPAFTSLAEYICHASSALWQEALTHRNVLWIDMMTDRRPTTKKKLGETTKWGLPVEVGMSQKLILWLAYAYHAFKDVPFIIKGDDDAYMKVPQFLSDVRYVMGGMQARPPPPPADAANRSTYAPDMGRAECMYWGSMHAFWNAQFNTGMTFMLHRLLARVVLEPHPNGEPNVAVLLAAADFDPSLSRAYHTLVYHQEDILLGLLIRNALRRARDICPNNRVWFIKEGLARFHDMYRGDYHDVTWSTVVAHRCTPANNYYLHHFFQREHYATLASSGGKRRAERAAVAQAAAWVAEHRRAMGSEVVGWDAMPAVQWVRDVKRTPAYDMAEADGVPVYRIEYKYWAHQFTAVDDGLYSLPQN, from the coding sequence ATGCGCGAGCGGCCTATGCACCTGTTCATGTGCGTTGCTCTGTGTGTCAGTTTtgtggtggtgatgtggtGGCTGCTCATGTGGTGCAGGCGCCGTCACCCCCTGTCGGAGGAACAGCTGGCGCGCCTTCTGGGACCGCTCTCCAAGCCGTGGtctgtgctggtgcagcacgaAGGCGCCGCGGACCGCCTGAGCAAGGTGATACTGGTGGAGGAATGGCTTGCGCGGTGTTCTAGCAGAGGCACCCCGGTGACTGAGTGCAaggagccgctgctgctctcgccgCACATGCTCCCGTCGTGGACTCTGCacgtcgtggaggaggactgcGCGGACTGCACGGACCAGCAGACTTACGCCAGCGCTGTCGAAGGCGtagtgctgcaggcgcgccacGCCGTGTTCGCGACGTCGGCTGCCCCGCTGGGCCGTGTCGGGCCGATGCTGCTGGCGATGGCGAGCGTGACGGACGACGTGGATGTGCGCGCGGAGCTGCCACAGTGGGAGTGGCTGCGGCAcgtgcacggcagcggctttCCGGCGGTGGGTGGCGCGGCTGGGGggtctgcgccgccgcgcgcaccgTATCTGGCGGTGATGGGCATCCCGTCGACGGATCAGCGCCCGCGCGCCGCCCTgcgtgaggcgcagcgcaagACGTGGCTCGCGTAccaggaggtggcgcgccGCGACAACCACTTTActggcgcgctgctggcgctctacgtcttcgccgcggcggagccGATGGTGCCTGTGGATCTGGCCTCCGATGAGCAGACGCGTTCAGCGACCATGAAAGGATACGCACAGGACAACGCCTCCACACCTTTCCACCACAcgactgcgctgctgccaagCTTAAGAGAGTATGATGCGGCCTCATGCGTCCTTGCGACAGGCAACACCACTGGTGACTGCGCCGCTGAGGACTTCGCGCCCCGCCGAGTGGTCCTTCGCCGTGGTTGGCAGTCTGCGGGTATTCCGAGCCCACCCTGCGATCGAGTCCTCAGAACAtctggcagcagcgagggagcTCCAACGTCTGCGCTGTCGTACCTGAGCGGGGCCCTGTCGCTCCCCGTGACGCCGGCGTTCACGTCGCTGGCGGAGTACATCTGCCACGCGTcgtctgcgctgtggcaggaggcgctgacgCACCGCAACGTCCTGTGGATCGACATGATGACGGACCGGCGGCCAACGACCAAGAAGAAGCTCGGCGAGACAACGAAGTGGGGCCTGCCGGTGGAGGTTGGGATGAGCCAGAAGCTGATCCTGTGGCTGGCGTACGCGTACCACGCCTTCAAGGATGTCCCTTTCATCATCaagggcgacgacgacgcgtaCATGAAGGTGCCGCAGTTCCTGAGCGATGTGCGGTACGTGATGGGCGGCATGCAGGCCcggccaccgcctccgcctgccgATGCCGCCAACCGCAGCACGTACGCGCCGGACATGGGCAGGGCAGAGTGCATGTACTGGGGCAGCATGCATGCGTTTTGGAATGCCCAGTTTAACACTGGCATGACCTTTATGCTGCACCGTCTGCTCGCTCGAGTCGTGCTGGAGCCTCATCCGAACGGGGAGCCTAACgtcgcagtgctgctggcCGCGGCAGACTTCGACCCTTCATTGTCGCGGGCTTACCACACGTTGGTTTATCACCAGGAGGACATTCTGCTTGGGCTGCTCATCCGAAATGCGCTCCGACGCGCACGCGACATCTGCCCGAACAATCGTGTCTGGTTCATCAAGGAGGGCTTAGCTCGTTTCCATGACATGTACCGCGGCGACTACCACGACGTGACGTGGTCGACGGTcgtggcgcaccgctgcaccccCGCTAATAATTACTACCTTCACCACTTCTTCCAGAGGGAGCACTATGCCACGTTGGCCAGCTCGGGCGGGAAACGCCGCGCTGAGAGAGCCGCtgtggcgcaggcggcggcgtgggtggCGGAGCACCGGCGTGCCATGGGGTCCGAGGTGGTGGGCTGGGACGCCATGCCGGCTGTGCAGTGGGTCCGCGATGTGAAGCGGACGCCTGCGTACGacatggcggaggcggatggGGTGCCGGTGTACCGCATCGAGTACAAGTACTGGGCACACCAGTTCACGGCTGTCGATGATGGGCTCTACTCTTTACCGCAGAACTGA